A DNA window from Paraburkholderia sp. IMGN_8 contains the following coding sequences:
- a CDS encoding LysR family transcriptional regulator, giving the protein MQLDDMRIFVATVDAHNFTAAAKRLSLSKQFVSRRVMALEEALGVQLLIRNTRKLAVTELGQEFYERARRILGEVEDAEQAMSLRRAGPRGLLRVSAPMSFGMMHLSPLVAMFLRKHGDVRFDMELSDRTVDVVGEGFDMAIRIGALPDSTLIAQRLADVQMVACCSPAYVRRRGAPGVPADLERHSCLLYGHGGVVSWEFVVGGAVKSFDVQGPLRANNGDLIRDAAVAGLGIVRLPDFIVADAIRRGQLVTVLDEFLPRAATVYAVYPQHRQSSVTIRVFVAFLREQLGKVLVS; this is encoded by the coding sequence ATGCAACTCGACGACATGCGGATCTTCGTCGCGACGGTCGACGCTCATAACTTCACCGCTGCGGCCAAGCGGCTGTCACTGTCGAAACAGTTCGTCAGCCGGCGCGTGATGGCGCTGGAGGAGGCGCTCGGCGTGCAGTTGCTGATCCGCAATACGCGCAAGCTCGCCGTTACCGAACTGGGCCAGGAGTTTTATGAGCGCGCGCGGCGCATTCTCGGCGAGGTGGAGGATGCGGAGCAGGCTATGTCGCTGCGGCGCGCCGGGCCGCGCGGTTTGTTGCGGGTCAGCGCGCCGATGTCGTTCGGGATGATGCATCTGTCGCCGCTTGTGGCGATGTTTCTGCGCAAGCATGGAGATGTGCGATTCGATATGGAGCTGAGCGATCGCACTGTCGACGTGGTGGGCGAGGGTTTCGATATGGCGATCCGGATCGGCGCGTTGCCGGACTCGACGCTGATCGCGCAGAGGCTCGCCGACGTGCAGATGGTGGCGTGTTGCAGTCCTGCTTATGTGCGTCGGCGCGGGGCGCCTGGGGTGCCTGCTGATCTGGAGCGGCATTCCTGCTTGCTGTATGGACACGGTGGGGTGGTGAGCTGGGAGTTCGTTGTCGGCGGCGCGGTTAAGAGTTTTGACGTGCAGGGGCCGTTGCGGGCGAATAATGGGGATTTGATTCGCGATGCGGCCGTGGCTGGGTTGGGGATTGTTCGGCTTCCTGATTTTATTGTTGCCGATGCTATTCGGCGCGGTCAGTTGGTGACCGTGTTGGATGAGTTTTTGCCCCGGGCGGCGACGGTTTATGCTGTCTATCCGCAGCATCGGCAGAGCTCAGTCACCATTCGGGTTTTTGTTGCTTTTCTGCGGGAGCAGTTGGGGAAGGTTTTGGTTTCTTGA
- the msrB gene encoding peptide-methionine (R)-S-oxide reductase MsrB, giving the protein MVCSRRIFFRLIGAASLAGGTSAWRTALAAETNAAAAYEVTHSDAEWHKLLTDAQYKVLREAGTERPFSSPLNNEHRAGTFACAGCKLPLFSSKTKFDSGTGWPSFWQPLDHAVITRSDKSFGMTRDEVLCRRCGGHLGHVFDDGPKPTGLRYCMNGQALVFTPVAA; this is encoded by the coding sequence ATGGTTTGCAGCAGACGGATATTCTTCAGGTTAATCGGCGCGGCATCGCTTGCCGGCGGCACATCGGCGTGGCGGACGGCGCTCGCCGCGGAAACAAATGCGGCGGCCGCGTACGAGGTCACGCACAGCGACGCCGAGTGGCACAAGCTGCTCACCGACGCGCAGTACAAGGTTCTGCGCGAAGCCGGTACGGAGCGGCCCTTTAGCAGCCCGCTAAACAACGAGCACCGCGCCGGCACGTTTGCATGCGCCGGCTGCAAACTGCCGCTGTTTTCATCGAAGACCAAGTTCGACAGCGGCACTGGCTGGCCGAGTTTCTGGCAGCCGCTGGATCATGCCGTCATCACGCGCTCCGACAAGTCGTTCGGCATGACGCGCGATGAAGTGTTGTGCCGGCGTTGTGGCGGCCACCTGGGCCATGTCTTCGACGATGGACCGAAGCCTACCGGCCTGCGTTATTGCATGAACGGCCAGGCACTGGTCTTCACGCCGGTGGCGGCATGA
- a CDS encoding Lrp/AsnC ligand binding domain-containing protein, whose protein sequence is MSATKIRKMSTAETDPLQALDRIDRAILRQLQTDASISNVALAAKVKLSAPACLRRVERLKEAGLIRGVVALIDPKAAGAGMLVIIGVVLDRSTPESFADFEKAAQKVPGCMECHVVTGEFDYFMTIRTRDSDSFNRLHAEQLLYLPGVRQIRSFMVLKEILSTTKFPL, encoded by the coding sequence ATGAGCGCAACAAAAATTCGTAAGATGTCAACGGCCGAAACCGATCCGCTTCAGGCGCTCGATCGTATCGACCGCGCGATCCTGCGCCAGCTGCAAACCGATGCATCGATTTCGAACGTCGCGCTCGCGGCTAAGGTAAAGCTGAGCGCGCCGGCTTGTTTGCGGCGCGTCGAGCGGTTGAAGGAGGCGGGGCTGATTCGCGGCGTTGTCGCGTTGATCGATCCGAAGGCTGCGGGGGCGGGGATGCTGGTGATCATCGGCGTGGTGCTGGATCGCTCCACGCCCGAGTCGTTCGCGGACTTCGAGAAAGCCGCGCAGAAGGTGCCGGGCTGTATGGAATGTCACGTCGTCACCGGCGAGTTCGACTACTTCATGACGATCCGCACACGCGATAGCGACAGCTTCAATCGCCTGCACGCGGAGCAGTTGCTGTATCTGCCGGGCGTGCGCCAGATCCGCTCTTTCATGGTGCTCAAGGAGATCCTGTCGACCACTAAATTTCCGCTGTAA
- a CDS encoding 1-aminocyclopropane-1-carboxylate deaminase, which produces MNLQRFPRYPLTFGPTPIQPLKRLSDHLGGKVHLYAKREDCNSGFAFGGNKTRKLEYLIPEALAQGCDTLVSIGGIQSNQTRQVAAVAAHLGMKCVLVQENWVNYSDAVYDRVGNIQMSRILGADVRLVADGFDIGFRKSWEDALESVRAAGGKPYAIPAGCSDHPLGGLGFVGFAEEVRQQEAELGFKFDYIVVCSVTGSTQAGMVVGFAADGRAERVIGIDASAKPAQTREQITRIAKQTAEKVELGRDITEKDVVLDERYGGPEYGLPNEGTLEAIRLCARLEGVLTDPVYEGKSMHGMIDKVRKGEFPDGSRVLYAHLGGVPALNAYSFIFRNG; this is translated from the coding sequence ATGAACCTGCAACGATTCCCTCGCTATCCGCTGACTTTTGGGCCGACGCCGATCCAGCCGCTGAAGCGTTTGAGCGATCACCTTGGCGGCAAGGTGCATCTGTATGCGAAACGCGAGGACTGCAACAGCGGCTTTGCGTTTGGCGGCAACAAGACACGCAAGCTCGAATATCTGATTCCCGAGGCGTTGGCGCAGGGTTGCGACACGCTGGTATCGATTGGCGGGATCCAGTCGAACCAGACCCGCCAGGTGGCGGCGGTCGCGGCGCATCTGGGAATGAAGTGTGTGCTGGTGCAGGAGAACTGGGTCAACTATTCGGACGCTGTATACGATCGTGTCGGCAACATTCAGATGTCGCGCATTCTGGGCGCCGACGTGCGGCTGGTCGCCGACGGCTTCGACATTGGCTTTCGCAAGAGCTGGGAAGATGCATTGGAAAGCGTGCGCGCTGCCGGCGGCAAACCGTACGCGATTCCGGCAGGCTGCTCCGACCATCCTCTCGGCGGCCTCGGTTTCGTCGGCTTTGCGGAAGAAGTACGTCAGCAGGAAGCCGAGCTTGGTTTCAAGTTCGACTACATCGTCGTGTGTTCGGTGACGGGGAGCACACAGGCCGGCATGGTGGTCGGTTTCGCTGCGGACGGCCGGGCCGAACGCGTGATCGGCATCGACGCCTCCGCGAAACCCGCGCAGACGCGCGAGCAAATCACGCGCATCGCAAAACAGACGGCAGAAAAAGTCGAGCTCGGACGCGACATCACGGAGAAGGACGTGGTATTGGACGAACGCTACGGCGGCCCGGAGTACGGTTTGCCGAACGAAGGCACGCTAGAGGCAATCCGTTTGTGCGCGCGCCTCGAGGGGGTGCTGACCGATCCTGTGTACGAGGGTAAATCGATGCACGGCATGATCGACAAGGTACGCAAGGGCGAATTTCCGGACGGTTCACGCGTGCTGTACGCCCACTTGGGCGGCGTACCGGCGCTGAATGCCTATAGCTTCATTTTCCGGAACGGATAA